One window of the Octopus sinensis linkage group LG3, ASM634580v1, whole genome shotgun sequence genome contains the following:
- the LOC115209510 gene encoding protein ZBED8-like — MGQDVESQLIEKLKLRKFSLQMDESTIRDSEALLLTYVRYIDHEEFQEEMLFCESFETTTTANDIYIKIKHYLDANKIPKENLLACAADGAPAMMGKNTGCLKMMKDENPNMLTVHCFCINQSAEHVRLLLHTEVRWLSSGNCLKRFMELFDQINDFLSDKCEMKLLSTTDGKAFVSYLTDIFEKLGNLNKQLQGANMTLIDAKAKIFGFITAPELWKKKFSKRNFSELYWLSKCEITNDAGIVIIDHLNILIKDFNDRFCDLKAMNFPSWLTQPLLINVSDATIQYQEKLSELQHD; from the exons ATGGGGCAAGATGTTGAAAGCCAGCTCATTGAGAAATTAAAATTGCGTAAGTTTTCATTACAAATGGACGAATCCACAATCCGGGACAGTGAGGCTCTGTTATTGACTTATGTGAGGTATATTGACCACGAGGAGTTTCAGGAAGAGATGCTGTTCTGCGAATCGTTTGAAACCACCACAACTGCAAatgatatttacatcaaaatcaaacattATTTGGATGCAAACAAAATACCAAAGGAAAACTTACTGGCATGTGCGGCAGACGGTGCACCTGCCATGATGGGCAAGAATACGGGATGCTTAAAAATGATGAAGGATGAAAATCCAAACATGTTGACTGTCCATTGT TTTTGTATAAATCAAAGTGCCGAACATGTTCGATTATTGCTTCATACAGAAGTAAGATGGCTATCAAGTGGAAACTGCTTAAAGAGGTTCATGGAATTATTTGATCAGATTAACGACTTTCTTAGTgataaatgtgaaatgaaattgctGTCAACAACGGATGGAAAAgcatttgtcagttatttgacagacATATTTGAGAAACTTGGAAACTTGAATAAACAACTTCAAGGTGCAAACATGACACTTATTGATGCAAAAGCAAAGATTTTTGGATTTATTACAGCTCCCGaattatggaaaaagaaattttCCAAAAGGAATTTCAGTGAACTTTACTGGTTGAGTAAATGTGAAATAACGAATGATGCTGGCATTGTAATTATTGatcatttaaatatcttgataAAGGATTTCAATGACAGATTTTGCGATTTAAAGGCAATGAATTTTCCTTCTTGGTTAACTCAACCGCTTCTGATTAACGTTTCTGATGCTACAATCCAATACCAAGAAAAGTTATCAGAATTACAACATGATTAA
- the LOC115209511 gene encoding serine/arginine repetitive matrix protein 2-like — MRSSIPIFSTICCYFLFLHGCHSEHVLSRNARELPGGTEHDYSPGKRAAKTDNIVQPTSPSAIPSSTTKCPNLDSNDLANNGHRVMKRNNMQRSSFEAVHEKRRVVRRTANSCVVAQRSRHELSTRRTDNNGRNTMRTSTSRTFSRENIRNNRMSNRRQNSRASLETRRSAAENVQKLSSRRSIDSSRTLQENTRQQTINTRRNSLTRDVSRTRRSRDVDSISRTQEIRKEISNTRQQTDNIRRNSLTRDRSVVPSTRRSRDVDSSQKIREVRNVVSDTRRHADDTRRNSLTRDRSVVPSTRRSRDVDSSQKIREVRNVVSDTRRHADDTRRNSLTVSSRRQRSRSVDARRRIQDTGKENSDIIRKPDNTRRNSLTRESSRDSRIQRSRSVDTTRMRTQEIRKEVSNARRQTDNTRRNTLRRDSSVVSRTERSRSVDATRRMREVKREVSKTRQEIDSTRRNILTRDTPDAFRNQRSRSLGFNRRTQDIRKEIPNTRRQANDVYRVSQTRDTSAVSRTRRSSSVVSSRRIQDVRKDTDTKQQGDNSRRNSLVDSRTQRSRSVDSVRRMRELSKELSNTRRQTYDTRRNSLTRESLVVSRTRRARSTDSSRTTQDIRNEISNTRRQTDNRRRNSLMRDPSVDSRKRRSRDTEVSRRRREISQEILNTRRQIDETRRNSLTRGARLVSRTEMSRSVDSSRRSREIVNEMSRTRRQTDNIRRNTLTRDNSDVSRSRRSRSLDSSIVQNVRTGISNTRRQMDNSRRLAVTQDTSVAARVQRSRSVDSNRRIQDTRRVMASTRRDVDNTRRDSLSSDSSLVRSVRKFRSAISETRDGSSNTRRVIDSRQRNLAVRDKKEYMFRSSDSERMRHSNRRNVHTRESRNDNENWRSTPINSQRRLSQARVTGNVREEMSNTRRRVDSGRRNVLLQESGDVSRNKMSRSVDFNRKSWQERTKFEARYVKSNTRRQVDDMHQPSVVSGKSRSIESNRRQVRTEISNRRQIDNTRRNSAVYESRGVYRRQASRSADSNVMLHHTRRMRDVREDTGNTMREMRRTIRDNLSYDLPKTYRNQRAIYRTRQQIREKISDTRRQIHNIRQNARSAPQFQRSRLSNFNSFRIARTVSNREDKIFGNSKQFLVSSHQNFQFDISFFPSRNFGAIVVINLENKPSFTTQASNNSLSNLLPSLTPLNQEAERSTAISLRVPVDLEMTDNEYSRLTLPSSFVLSSDSTTQKYIGDNGINEDSTLLMKNIVASPLNNVKQSKLETSTSEILSKAEADTNLFDTPSISTLQTQISPKAAEESSNDQTFRKYFLDILVNITNSFKWRKEMPRTILISMLALIGMRSNKNINKPLNRQLTSIMPSIF; from the exons ATGAGGTCCTCTATACCAATATTTTCCACGATCTGCTGCTATTTCCTGTTTCTGCATGGATGCCACAGTGAACATGTTCTTAGTAGGAATGCACGTGAGCTACCAGGCGGAACCGAACATGATTATTCACCAGGGAAGAGAGCTGCGAAAACAGATAACATTGTCCAACCGACTTCACCGAGTGCTATCCCGTCCAGTACAACTAAATGTCCCAATCTAGACTCGAACGATCTCGCAAACAACGGCCATAGAGTTATGAAAAGGAACAACATGCAGCGATCTAGTTTTGAGGCTGTACATGAAAAACGTAGAGTTGTCAGAAGAACTGCAAATAGCTGTGTTGTTGCCCAAAGATCGCGCCATGAGTTATCTACCAGACGTACCGACAACAATGGGAGAAACACAATGCGCACCTCAACGTCTAGAACATTCAGCCGAGAAAATATTAGAAACAATAGAATGAGTAACCGAAGACAAAACTCCAGGGCATCTTTAGAAACACGACGTTCCGcagctgaaaatgtgcagaaactgTCTTCAAGAAGGAGTATTGATTCTAGTAGGACATTGCAAGAGAACACAAGACAACAAACCATTAACACCCGACGAAACTCACTAACACGCGATGTTTCTAGAACAAGAAGATCAAGAGATGTTGACAGCATCAGTAGAACTCAAGAAATCCGCAAAGAAATCTCAAATacaagacaacaaacagataacaTTCGCCGAAATTCACTGACACGTGACCGTTCTGTAGTTCCCAGTACACGAAGATCTAGAGATGTTGATAGCAGCCAGAAAATACGAGAAGTTCGTAATGTGGTATCAGATACGAGACGACATGCAGACGACACTCGCCGAAATTCACTGACACGTGACCGTTCTGTAGTTCCCAGCACACGAAGATCTAGAGATGTTGATAGCAGCCAGAAAATACGAGAAGTTCGTAATGTGGTATCAGATACGAGACGACATGCAGACGACACTCGCCGAAATTCACTGACAGTAAGTTCGAGAAGACAAAGATCCAGATCTGTAGACGCTAGAAGGAGAATACAGGATACTGGCAAAGAGAACTCAGATATAATACGAAAGCCTGATAATACGCGCAGAAATTCTCTTACACGCGAATCTTCAAGGGATTCTAGAATTCAAAGATCGAGATCTGTTGATACTACCAGAATGAGAACACAGGAAATTCGTAAAGAAGTATCGAATGCGAGACGGCAAACCGATAACACGCGTAGAAATACTCTCAGGCGTGACTCTTCGGTAGTTTCTAGAACTGAACGTTCCAGATCTGTTGACGCTACAAGAAGAATGCGCGAAGTTAAGAGAGAAGTATCAAAAACAAGACAAGAAATAGATAGCACTCGCCGAAATATTCTTACTCGTGATACTCCAGACGCTTTTAGAAATCAAAGGTCCAGATCTCTTGGTTTCAACAGGAGGACACAAGATATTCGTAAAGAGATACCAAATACCAGAAGACAAGCAAACGACGTTTACCGAGTTTCCCAGACCCGCGACACTTCAGCTGTTTCCAGAACACGAAGGTCAAGCTCGGTTGTGTCCAGTCGGAGAATTCAAGATGTtcgcaaagacacagacacaaaacaacaAGGAGATAATTCACGCAGAAACTCACTAGTTGATTCTAGAACTCAAAGGTCAAGGTCGGTTGATTCTGTCAGAAGAATGCGGGAATTAAGTAAAGAACTTTCGAATACAAGACGACAAACATACGACACTCGCCGAAATTCATTAACACGTGAGTCCTTGGTAGTCTCTAGAACTCGAAGAGCTAGAAGTACTGATTCCAGTCGGACAACACAGGACATTCGCAATGAAATATCGAACACTAGACGGCAAACAGACAACAGGCGCCGAAATTCACTGATGCGTGATCCTTCGGTAGATTCCAGAAAACGAAGATCTAGGGATACTGAAGTTAGCAGAAGAAGACGAGAGATTAGTcaagaaatattaaatacaagaCGACAAATAGACGAAACCAGACGAAATTCACTTACTCGTGGCGCTCGATTAGTTTCTAGAACTGAAATGTCCAGATCTGTTGATTCTAGCAGAAGATCGAGGGAAATCGTTAATGAAATGTCAAGAACAagacgacagacagacaacatTCGCAGAAACACTCTTACACGTGACAACTCAGACGTTTCAAGATCTCGAAGATCCCGATCCCTTGATTCCAGCATAGTACAAAATGTTCGCACAGGGATATCAAATACGAGACGACAAATGGACAACAGTAGAAGACTTGCTGTAACACAAGATACTTCAGTAGCTGCTAGAGTTCAAAGGTCCAGATCTGTTGATTCCAACCGAAGAATACAGGACACTCGCAGAGTGATGGCAAGTACAAGGCGAGATGTAGATAACACTCGTAGGGATTCTCTTTCAAGTGACTCTTCGCTCGTCCGCAGCGTTAGGAAGTTCAGATCCGCAATATCGGAAACGCGCGATGGATCTTCCAATACAAGGCGTGTAATAGATTCCAGACAACGAAACTTGGCTGTTCgtgataaaaaagaatatatgtttcGTTCAAGTGATTCTGAAAGAATGAGGCACAGTAATCGCCGGAATGTGCACACTCGCGAGTCTCGAAACGATAATGAAAACTGGAGATCCACTCCAATTAATTCCCAAAGAAGATTAAGTCAAGCAAGAGTAACTGGAAACGTTCGCGAGGAAATGAGCAATACAAGGCGACGCGTAGACAGTGGCCGTCGAAATGTCTTACTTCAGGAATCTGGAGatgtttctagaaacaaaatgtCCAGATCTGTTGATTTCAACAGAAAATCATGGCAAGAAAGGACAAAGTTTGAGGCTCGATACGTTAAATCAAATACCAGACGACAGGTAGATGATATGCATCAACCTTCCGTGGTAAGTGGAAAATCCAGGTCCATTGAATCTAACAGAAGGCAAGTTCGTACGGAAATATCTAATAGACGTCAAATAGACAACACACGCCGAAACAGTGCGGTTTATGAATCTCGTGGTGTTTACAGAAGACAGGCATCTAGATCCGCTGATTCTAACGTCATGTTACATCACACAAGAAGGATGCGAGATGTTCGTGAAGATACTGGCAATACCATGCGTGAGATGCGACGTACCATTCGAGATAATTTGTCTTATGACCTCCCAAAAACTTATAGGAACCAAAGAGCTATATACAGGACACGTCAACAAATTCGCGAGAAAATATCAGACACACGTCGTCAAATTCATAATATTCGTCAAAATGCTAGAAGTGCTCCTCAATTCCAGCGATCAAGATTGAGTAATTTTAACAGTTTCCGAATTGCAAGAACTGTTAGTAACCGGGAAGATAAAATATTTGGAAACTCGAAACAATTTTTAGTTTCTTCCCATCAAAACTTTCAGTTTGATATATCTTTCTTCCCGTCAAGAAACTTTGGAGCTATTGTTGTTATAAATCTAGAAAACAAACCATCATTTACAACACAAGCTTCAAACAATTCTCTATCTAACTTGTTGCCTTCATTAACACCACTGAACCAAGAGGCTGAACGGAGCACTGCGATATCACTAAGAGTTCCAGTTGACCTGGAAATGACAGATAACGAATATTCTCGGCTGACGTTGCCATCATCTTTCGTCCTGTCTAGTGATAGtacaacacagaaatatataggaGATAATGGCATTAATGAGGATTCAACTTTATTAATGAAAAACATTGTTGCATCACCACTAAACAATGTAAAGCAATCTAAACTGGAAACAAGTACAAG tGAAATCCTTTCAAAAGCTGAAGCTGATACCAACCTATTTGACACACCCAGTATCTCAACTCTACAG ACTCAAATATCTCCTAAAGCTGCTGAAGAATCTTCAAATGATCAAACTTTCAGAAAGTATTTCTTAGACATCTTGGTAAATATAACAAACAG